In Sphingomicrobium sediminis, the genomic window CTTTATGACAGCGTGACCGGCCATGAGGAGGAGAAGTCGCAAGCCCTCCCTGAGGCGCCGGCGACCAAGCCCCCTCCTCGCCGACGTCCGCGCAAGGACGACCCGGCACCAAGCGTCAGCGAATTCGACGAAGCGACCCGACCGGTGGCGCTCAAGAAAGACACAAAGCGGGACGCCCCCAAAAAGCCCGCGAAAAAGAAGAAAACGGAGAAGAGCAAATGAGTATCAAGGACAAGGCCGCAGAAGCCGGCGACAAGGCAAAAGCAACCGCCGAAAAGGCCAAGCAGAGCGCAGAGCGCGCCTATGAAGGTGCCCGCACGCGCGCGATCAAGGCATATGACGGTGCACGTGATGGCGCCGCGACGGCACGCCGCAAGACCGGCGAAGGTCTCGAAAGCAACCCGCTGGTCGCGCTTGGTGCCGGCCTCGGTCTCGGCCTTATCATCGGTGCGCTGATCCCGCGCAGCCAGCGCGAGAAGGAAGCATTGCGTTCGGTCGGCCGCGACATCAACAACCGCGCCCATGGCGCTTTCGATGCCGCCAAGTCAGCCGGCGAGGCCCAGCTCAAGGAACGTGGCATCACGCCTGAAGCGGCTGAGAATGTCGCGCGCGACGTCGCCCGCGGGATTGGCGAAGCCGCCAAGAGCTCGGCCGGCGCTGCGACCGAAGCTGCCAAGCGCAAGTCCTGATCGAAACAGGACTTTTCCAGTAGGACAAATACTGCTAGCGGGCCGCGCATGAGCAAGCTTCACCTCGTTTTCGGCGGTCGCGTCAAAGATCCGCGCGGCCTGGAATTCACCGATCTTGAATCGCTCGACATTGTCGGGCTGTTCGACAGCTATGCCAGCGCGGAAGATGCCTGGCGCGGCGCCGCGCAGCGCACGGTCGACGATGCCGAGATGAAATATGTGGTGGTGCACCTGCACCGCCTGCTCGAGCCCGACGACAAGGTCCTCGAAAACGAAGCCTAGAACATGAAGAGGCCGTCCCTAGCGGGGCGGCCTTTCTTCTGCGATCGTGATCGTCGCATTGCGGTGGCGCGTCATCACATTGTGATGAAGAATACCGAACATTAGCAACCCGACGACGAAGCCGCCGACATGGGCCGGCGTCGCGATCAGCGTCCCCTCCATCGCCGCCATCAGATCGATGAGCCACTGGATCGCGATCCATGCGGCAAGCAGCCAGAGCGTATTGAGGAAGCGGTTGAGCGCAGGCGATTGGACCAATGGCCGCGGCTTTCCGAAGCCGATCGCATAGGCGCCAAAGATTGCGCTGACCGCGCCGCTTGCCCCGATCATCGGGAGGGCAGCGGCAGGATCCATGACCCACTGCGCGGCTGCAGCGCCATAGGCGCCCGCAATGTAGAGGATGATGAAACGCTCCCACCCCAATGCGGCTTCGACGAAGCGGCCGCAAAAGAGCAGGATCAGCATATTGAATAGGATGTGCATGAAGCCGCTATGCAAGAAAGCGGCGGTCAGCGGGGTCAGGAAGCCGGGGAGCGAGATGGCGTCCAGCTCGGCCATCAGGCCGCTGAGGCGCGCCGGGACGAAACCGGCTTTCCAGGCCGCCTCGTCAATCCCGACGATATAGGTCGAGACGACGAACGCGATGACGGTCAGCGCGGCAATGATGCCGGTCGCCGACCGCCATACGATCATTATTTGAACTCGACTTTTTCGATCTCGTAATATTTCTCGCCCGACGGGGTCGAGAATTCGACCTCGTCACCGACGCTGCGGCCGATGAGGGCGCGCGCGAGCGGCGAGTTGAAGTTGATCCGACCCGAACCAGCATCGGCTTCGCTTTCGCCGACCAGCTGATAGGTCTTCTTGTTGTCGTCCTCGTCGATCAGGTGGACGGTTGCACCGAACACGACCTTGTCACCCGACAGAGTCGTCGGATCGATCACCATGGCGCGCGAGAGCTGGTCTTCGATGTGACTGATGGTCGCCTCGATCTGACCCTGACGCTCTTTAGCAGCGTGATATTCGGCATTCTCGCTGAGGTCGCCATGGGCGCGCGCTTCCTCGATCGCGTCGATCACCGCGGGGCGTTCGACCATCTTGAGGTGCTTCACTTCGGCGCTCAGCTTCGCGTGGCCCTCGGCCAGCATCGGCACCTTTTCGCTTGCCATCGCTCAAAAATCCTTCGTCAAAACCACACCTTGCGCCGCTTCAAGCAGCACCCACGATGCGGATTGTGGTGAAATGTTCAGGTGCCGGAATAATAGGATTGAAGCGAGCGAACTTCAAGACTTTCCGGATCGGCCTTGCCGATGATGCGCGCGACGATGCTGCTCGCCCCCACCGTGGTGAAGTAGGGCACGTGGTTCTTGAGCGAAGCTTCGCGTATTTCCTGGCTGTCCTTCATCGACTGCCAGCCCTCGGTCGTGTTGAGCACTAGGTCGACCGCGCCATCCTTGATCTTGTCGACGATGTGCGGGCGGCCCTGTGCAACCTTGTTCACCTGGGTGACGCGCACGCCATTTTCCTCGAGGAAACTGGCAGTGCCATCGGTGGCGATGATGTCGAAACCGTGCAGGTCGAGCTGGCGGGCGGGTTCGAGAATGGCCGTCTTGTCGCTCTGTTTCACCGAAATGAAGACGCAGCCACTGTCCGGAATGCGGGTGCCTTCCGCAAGCTGCGCCTTGGCGAAGGCGGCGTCGAAATTCGACGCAATTCCCATGACTTCGCCGGTGCTCTTCATTTCCGGTCCCAAGACCGGATCGGTGCCGGGGAAGCGGGCGAAGGGGAAGACGGCTTCCTTGACCGCGATATGCTTGATGTTGCGGTCGATCGGTTCGAAGTCCGAAAGCGACGCGCCGGCCATGACCTTGGCGGCGATCTTGGCGATCGGGCGGCCGATGGCCTTGGCGACGAACGGCACGGTGCGCGAGGCGCGCGGATTGACCTCGATGAGGTAGAGCGTGCCGTCCTTCACCGCATATTGTACGTTCATCAGCCCGCGCACCTTTAATGCGAGGGCCAGCGCCTCGGTCTGGCGCTCGATCTCTGCGATGATCTTGGGCGGGAGCGAGTATGGCGGGATCGAGCAGGCGCTGTCGCCCGAATGAACGCCGGCTTCCTCGATATGCTGGAGAATGCCGGTGACCGCGACCGCCTCGCCGTCGCAAATGGCGTCGACATCGACCTCGATCGCATCGCGCAGATATTTGTCGATGAGGACGGGAGAGTTGCCTGACACCTGCACTGCCGTGGCGATGTAATGGTCGAGCTGTTCGGGGCCGTCGACGACCTCCATGGCGCGCCCGCCGAGCACGTAACTGGGGCGCAGCAGTACGGGGTAACCGATGCTTTCGGCCACCGCGATGGCTTCGTCCCGGCTGCGGGCGATGCCGTTTTCGGGCTGCGTGAGGTCGAGCTTGTTGACGAGCGCCGCAAAACGCTCGCGATCTTCGGCAAGGTCGATGCTGTCGGGGCTGGTGCCGAGGATGGGCACGCCGGACTTGGCGAGGTCGGCCGCAATCTTGAGCGGGGTCTGGCCACCCAGCTGGACAATCACGCCGCGGATCGAACCCTTCTCGCGCTCGGTCTGGATGATCTCGAGCACGTCTTCGGTGGTCAGCGGCTCGAAATAAAGGCGGTCGGACGTGTCCGGGTCGGTCGAGACCGTTTCCGGGTTGCAGTTGACCATGATGACCTCGAGGCCCTCATTGCTCTCGTCGGCACCCTCGCCACCGCGGTCGCGGCCCAAAGCGAAGGCGGCATGGACGCAGCAATAGTCGAACTCGATCCCCTGTCCGATCCGGTTGGGACCGCCGCCGAGGATGATCACCTTTTCGCGGTCCGACACTTCGGCTTCGTCGACCGGATCGCCGAACATCGGGCCTTCATAGGTCGAGTAGAGATAGGGCGTCACCGCATCGAATTCGGCGGCGCAGCTGTCGATCCGCTTGTAGACCGGGCGCACGCCGAGCTTGAGGCGATGCGCGCGCACTTCGCCGGGTGTGGTGCCGCCACTCATCGCGGTGATGACGTCGTGGACGAGGCCCCTGCCCTGCATCGCTTCGGGCACGGCATGGACGCTCTGCGCCGACAATTGCGCGAGCCGTTCGTCGGAGAAGCCCAGCGCTTTGAGGCGGCGCATTTCGGGCGCCTTGCCCGGCAGGCCGTTCTCGATGACCGAATTCTCCGCATCGATCATCATTTGCAGCTGTTCGAGGAACCAGGGGTCGAACTTGCTCGCCTTGAAGACACGCTCTGCCGAGAACCCTTCGCGAAGCGCCTGTGCGGCGGCGAGGATGCGGAAGGGCGTCGCCTGCCCCAAGGCATTTTCGATGTCGCTTTCGGCTGCACCGACCAGTTCTTCGACCGGGTCGAGGCCGTTGAGACCTGTCTCGG contains:
- the carB gene encoding carbamoyl-phosphate synthase large subunit, coding for MPARTDIKSILVIGAGPIVIGQAAEFDYSGSQAIKALKEEGYRVIVVNSNPATIMTDPGMADATYIEPITARVVEKIIEAEKPDAILPTMGGQTALNCALTLNKLGILEKHNVKLIGAQAEAIDKAEDREKFRAAMDKIGLESARSGIAHTYEEALEVLERTGLPSIIRPSFTLGGTGGGVAYNREEFEAIVRGGLDASPTNEVLIEESLLGWKEYEMEVVRDRADNAIIICSIENVDPMGVHTGDSITVAPALTLTDKEYQRMRTASIQVLREIGVETGGSNVQFAINPKDGRMIVIEMNPRVSRSSALASKATGFPIAKIAAKLAVGYTLDELRNDITGGATPASFEPTIDYVVTKIPRFAFEKFAGSKPLLSTAMKSVGEVMAIGRNFAESFQKALRGTETGLNGLDPVEELVGAAESDIENALGQATPFRILAAAQALREGFSAERVFKASKFDPWFLEQLQMMIDAENSVIENGLPGKAPEMRRLKALGFSDERLAQLSAQSVHAVPEAMQGRGLVHDVITAMSGGTTPGEVRAHRLKLGVRPVYKRIDSCAAEFDAVTPYLYSTYEGPMFGDPVDEAEVSDREKVIILGGGPNRIGQGIEFDYCCVHAAFALGRDRGGEGADESNEGLEVIMVNCNPETVSTDPDTSDRLYFEPLTTEDVLEIIQTEREKGSIRGVIVQLGGQTPLKIAADLAKSGVPILGTSPDSIDLAEDRERFAALVNKLDLTQPENGIARSRDEAIAVAESIGYPVLLRPSYVLGGRAMEVVDGPEQLDHYIATAVQVSGNSPVLIDKYLRDAIEVDVDAICDGEAVAVTGILQHIEEAGVHSGDSACSIPPYSLPPKIIAEIERQTEALALALKVRGLMNVQYAVKDGTLYLIEVNPRASRTVPFVAKAIGRPIAKIAAKVMAGASLSDFEPIDRNIKHIAVKEAVFPFARFPGTDPVLGPEMKSTGEVMGIASNFDAAFAKAQLAEGTRIPDSGCVFISVKQSDKTAILEPARQLDLHGFDIIATDGTASFLEENGVRVTQVNKVAQGRPHIVDKIKDGAVDLVLNTTEGWQSMKDSQEIREASLKNHVPYFTTVGASSIVARIIGKADPESLEVRSLQSYYSGT
- a CDS encoding rhomboid family intramembrane serine protease, translated to MIVWRSATGIIAALTVIAFVVSTYIVGIDEAAWKAGFVPARLSGLMAELDAISLPGFLTPLTAAFLHSGFMHILFNMLILLFCGRFVEAALGWERFIILYIAGAYGAAAAQWVMDPAAALPMIGASGAVSAIFGAYAIGFGKPRPLVQSPALNRFLNTLWLLAAWIAIQWLIDLMAAMEGTLIATPAHVGGFVVGLLMFGILHHNVMTRHRNATITIAEERPPR
- a CDS encoding DUF4170 domain-containing protein, which codes for MSKLHLVFGGRVKDPRGLEFTDLESLDIVGLFDSYASAEDAWRGAAQRTVDDAEMKYVVVHLHRLLEPDDKVLENEA
- the greA gene encoding transcription elongation factor GreA, with product MASEKVPMLAEGHAKLSAEVKHLKMVERPAVIDAIEEARAHGDLSENAEYHAAKERQGQIEATISHIEDQLSRAMVIDPTTLSGDKVVFGATVHLIDEDDNKKTYQLVGESEADAGSGRINFNSPLARALIGRSVGDEVEFSTPSGEKYYEIEKVEFK